The Hymenobacter sp. DG25A nucleotide sequence ATACCTGGTGTCGCAGGCAGAGCTGGACCAGCTGCTGGGCCTGGGCGTGGCGGTTATTTCGGCGGGCTTGTCGGCGCTGTTCAGCGTGGTAAACTCGCAACTGGTGAAGAAGCACGCCCCGCTCCGGCTCACGTTTTATGAAATGCTGGGGGCCTGCGGGAGCATTGCCTTGTTCTTCCCCATTTACAGCCACTTCTATACCAACGGGACCGGCCTGCAGCTGGCTCTGAAACCCATGGACTGGCTGTGGCTGCTGCTGCTGGCTGGTTTCTGCACGGTGTATGCCTTTTCCTCCTCCGTGGAACTGATGAAGCGCTTGTCCGCTTTTGTCATCAACCTCACTATTAACCTGGAGCCGGTGTACGGCATTCTACTGGCCGTGCTCATTTTCGGCTCACAGGAAAAAATGTCCGGCGGGTTCTATCTGGGCACGCTCGTCATCCTGTTCAGTGTGCTCATTCATCCGGTCCTGGATCAATGGGCGGCCCGCCGTCGGCGCAAAGCCGAGGCTGCGGAGATAATGGTATAAAGCGTAGCGCGAAGCCGGAGCTTCGCGCTACTATAATTTACCGTTCCACACCAGATATTCTGCCGGTAGTGTCACATGGGGCGGCTCTTCCATCCCGGGAAACAGCCCGTATACT carries:
- a CDS encoding DMT family transporter; the encoded protein is MLKDYLRLHFIVLLWGFTAILGKLISVPPVELVFWRTLLASAGLAGLLMMRKQEWRVAPAEALRLLGVGALVATHWITFFLAARLSSVSVCLAGMATLALWTSLLEPLLLWRRIRAYEVGLGLLTMVGLYLVSQAELDQLLGLGVAVISAGLSALFSVVNSQLVKKHAPLRLTFYEMLGACGSIALFFPIYSHFYTNGTGLQLALKPMDWLWLLLLAGFCTVYAFSSSVELMKRLSAFVINLTINLEPVYGILLAVLIFGSQEKMSGGFYLGTLVILFSVLIHPVLDQWAARRRRKAEAAEIMV